The following are encoded together in the Pseudoalteromonas ruthenica genome:
- a CDS encoding c-type cytochrome: protein MKKLALSLTMLVGVLSANNAAAFDGDASAGKDKSATCAACHGADGNAPVTMYPKIAGQHAEYLYKQLKEFKLGMTSGGEEGRADPVMGGMAMPLSDQDMKDLSAYFASLNMSEGTTPEDVVEQGEMLYKAGDAERGIPACAACHGPRGNGTSLAGFPKISFQHAEYLKAQLEKFRDGARANDHNGMMRDIAKKLTDEDIEVLSKYLGGLH, encoded by the coding sequence ATGAAGAAATTAGCACTATCCTTAACTATGTTAGTTGGTGTGTTGAGTGCAAACAACGCAGCAGCATTTGATGGCGACGCCAGCGCAGGTAAAGACAAATCGGCGACATGTGCTGCGTGTCATGGCGCTGATGGTAACGCGCCTGTCACCATGTACCCTAAGATCGCAGGTCAGCACGCTGAGTATCTATATAAGCAGCTTAAAGAATTTAAATTAGGCATGACCTCTGGGGGTGAAGAAGGTCGCGCGGATCCAGTCATGGGTGGCATGGCAATGCCTTTGAGCGATCAAGATATGAAAGACTTGTCTGCTTATTTTGCCTCGCTCAATATGTCTGAGGGCACAACCCCTGAAGATGTTGTCGAGCAGGGCGAAATGCTTTACAAAGCAGGTGACGCTGAACGTGGAATTCCTGCTTGTGCTGCGTGCCATGGTCCTCGTGGTAACGGTACATCTTTAGCTGGATTCCCAAAAATCTCGTTCCAGCATGCGGAATACCTTAAGGCGCAGCTAGAGAAATTCCGTGATGGTGCACGTGCAAATGACCACAATGGTATGATGCGTGACATC